The nucleotide window GATTCTTTTTCCTCCTTCTCTTTATCAGTAAGTTCGTTCCATGCCTTGGGGCTATCAGACGCTTCGTATAGTATTTGTGCAACTTTTTGAGGAATATTATCGAAGGAGTCAAAATTTGCCATTATTGTAAGATTGATGCCGAGTTCTTTATATGCAGCTATGATTGCGTCTTTGTGTAGATAGTTTTCGATTTCCTTCTTCAACGTGTTACGCGCTCTGCAATTTTCCCGGGCGTTTACCTTATCCACGTGCCCTCGATACTTAGCAGGTGCTGGGGGAGCAATATCTCTATCGCAGAGATGAAACTCTGGACGATTAAGTTTTTCAAGGCGAGAAGACCAGAGGGCAAGGTTTGACCCACCGAAAGGGAAGAAAATCATTTCGCCATCGAGTTCCATTTTTTCCAGATCAGGAATATCACAGCCATCATTGCACAATGCCTTTAACATAGTTTGCAGAAATGTAATGTCGTTGGGCCCCTCTACCCAAATAAATAATTTGACCGTGTTATCTGGCAAAACGCCAAGTGACCGTGCGAAAATCTGGTTAGTTTCAGGGCCACCGGTCAGGATTTTCCTTTTCTTGTCGTCCAGAATATTAATATATCGTAAAGAACTATCTGGTAGGGTACGTGCCAACATAGGGGTATGAGTACTTATAATAACCTGCGCTTCGGAAGACAAGTCAGACAAGGCTATAAGCAGCATACGTTGGTTGTTCGGGTGCTGGCAAGTCTCTGGCTCTTCAATCGCATATATGACAGTTGCATGACCTGTTTCCTTGGCGAGTTGTTCAGCTTTGGCACGGAAGAAGTTGAGCAAAATCAATCTCTTAACTCCACTGCCGCGCTTGTTGATAGGGATATCATCATCTGAAGTGATGCTAGCCTTGAAGAGGCTATCCCACTTAGGTGGGATAAAGGTAGGGTTTAGTTGCGTTGCGAGAGTTGGGTCCATCTCACGGAGTTTTTCCAAAGTCAAATTAGCAATCTTCTGGACTTCACTCCGAACGTACTCGGTGATTGCCGCCAGCTCTACTTCCTTAGCCTTGATAGCTTCTTTGACTGCGGCTTTCAGTGGGTCCTGGGCTTCAGGATCCTGATCTGTACTCGTACGGTCCGACTTAAAAAGTGCGAACGCAGGAAGGTATTTGCGGAGCTCAGTCCATATCTTTTTAGCGTTATCTTCGTTCAGTGGAATCATAGATGGAGCAAGAGTGAGATTACCAAAATGCTCTCGTATTCGTGCACGTATCTGGGCATTGACTCTCTGATCAACACTCTCGAGATCAATACCCAACTCTTGGGCTCGCTTCTTAAGGTCAGAATTCTTGAGTTGAAGGAGATCCTTGGCTCCATCTATAGTCGGATGAATGGCGTAGGCCTGGATGCTTTTGCATTTTGGCTTCTGCAGTTCGCCACTGTAAAACTTATGGATTTCAAGTCTTTCCTCATCGTTTAGGAGAAACTCAGTACTGAGCTTCGTCGGATTTGCGTCGTCCAAGATGACTTCATCAGGAAGTTCAG belongs to Candidatus Moraniibacteriota bacterium and includes:
- a CDS encoding ATP-binding protein translates to MKLKRLRLRNFRCFKEEISIDFEDITALVGKNDAGKSTLMDALDIFLNDIDPDKDDASKNGAPRDLTIICEFTELPDEVILDDANPTKLSTEFLLNDEERLEIHKFYSGELQKPKCKSIQAYAIHPTIDGAKDLLQLKNSDLKKRAQELGIDLESVDQRVNAQIRARIREHFGNLTLAPSMIPLNEDNAKKIWTELRKYLPAFALFKSDRTSTDQDPEAQDPLKAAVKEAIKAKEVELAAITEYVRSEVQKIANLTLEKLREMDPTLATQLNPTFIPPKWDSLFKASITSDDDIPINKRGSGVKRLILLNFFRAKAEQLAKETGHATVIYAIEEPETCQHPNNQRMLLIALSDLSSEAQVIISTHTPMLARTLPDSSLRYINILDDKKRKILTGGPETNQIFARSLGVLPDNTVKLFIWVEGPNDITFLQTMLKALCNDGCDIPDLEKMELDGEMIFFPFGGSNLALWSSRLEKLNRPEFHLCDRDIAPPAPAKYRGHVDKVNARENCRARNTLKKEIENYLHKDAIIAAYKELGINLTIMANFDSFDNIPQKVAQILYEASDSPKAWNELTDKEKEEKESKVKRILCSRAPRYMNNILLHEIDPDGDMIQWFKDIKDLLTE